Proteins from one Flavobacterium sp. N2038 genomic window:
- a CDS encoding FAD-dependent oxidoreductase, which yields MCEECQGLGKKSQRLSKKIRLRYQLELEQFEKSDKQGTAPVRPKAHKIVCPNCSGSGLISAVNFPIADTENYPHVAIIGGGIGGVALAVACLHRKIPFTLFERDHNFEARSQGYGLTLQQASKAINGLGIFTLKDGVVSTRHLVHTTEGKVIGEWGVRKWIPSDTKTFQKRSNIHIARQSLRLALLEQLGGNDVVKWGHQLIDFKDNKDESIELSFQVNGELKHVKTDLVVGADGIRSAVRRLLFGEDVFPLRYLGCIVILGICPLSALEGLDNSLLDSATVFQTANGNERIYIMPYKSDSVMWQLSFPMPEEEAKALSAKGTKALKDEACQRTQWHDPIPQILEATHEAQISGYPVYDRELLHAEVLKKAGKATLIGDAAHPMSPFKGQGANQALLDALSLARTITKECRPLSKWREAGLRESVLNVFEAEMLKRSAVKVKDSAAAAEFLHSDIVLHEGDEPRGRCLKKRE from the coding sequence ATGTGCGAGGAATGCCAGGGACTTGGTAAAAAAAGCCAAAGGCTGAGCAAGAAAATACGACTTCGTTATCAGTTAGAATTAGAGCAATTTGAAAAGTCAGACAAACAGGGAACTGCACCAGTTCGGCCAAAGGCTCATAAAATTGTGTGTCCGAATTGCTCAGGATCCGGATTGATTTCTGCTGTAAATTTTCCCATAGCAGATACAGAAAATTATCCTCATGTTGCCATTATTGGTGGCGGAATAGGTGGTGTGGCTCTGGCTGTAGCTTGTTTGCACCGCAAAATTCCCTTTACCTTATTTGAACGTGATCATAATTTTGAAGCCCGGTCTCAGGGTTATGGACTTACGCTGCAGCAAGCCAGTAAAGCAATCAACGGATTAGGAATTTTTACTTTAAAAGATGGTGTAGTTTCAACCAGACATTTGGTTCATACTACAGAAGGAAAAGTAATTGGTGAATGGGGAGTACGAAAATGGATTCCGTCTGATACAAAAACATTTCAGAAACGTTCCAATATACATATTGCACGACAATCATTGCGTTTGGCATTGCTTGAGCAGCTTGGCGGAAATGATGTCGTGAAGTGGGGGCATCAATTAATAGATTTTAAAGACAACAAAGACGAAAGTATCGAGTTGAGCTTTCAGGTAAATGGAGAACTAAAACACGTTAAAACAGATCTTGTAGTTGGTGCAGATGGTATTCGCAGTGCTGTACGCAGGTTGTTGTTTGGTGAAGATGTTTTTCCTTTGCGTTATTTGGGTTGTATTGTAATATTGGGTATTTGTCCTTTGAGTGCGCTTGAAGGTCTGGATAATTCTTTGTTAGATTCGGCAACGGTATTTCAGACTGCAAATGGCAATGAGCGCATTTATATTATGCCTTATAAATCAGATTCGGTAATGTGGCAATTAAGTTTCCCGATGCCGGAAGAAGAAGCAAAAGCATTAAGCGCCAAAGGAACTAAAGCACTAAAAGATGAAGCTTGCCAAAGAACACAATGGCATGATCCAATTCCTCAAATCTTAGAAGCAACTCACGAAGCTCAAATTTCAGGTTATCCGGTATACGACCGTGAATTACTTCATGCAGAAGTCTTGAAGAAAGCAGGAAAAGCGACCTTAATTGGAGATGCTGCGCACCCAATGAGTCCGTTTAAAGGGCAGGGAGCCAATCAGGCCTTGCTGGATGCGCTTTCGCTGGCCCGAACCATCACCAAAGAATGCAGACCTTTGTCTAAATGGAGAGAAGCCGGACTTAGAGAAAGTGTATTGAATGTGTTTGAAGCAGAAATGCTAAAACGTAGTGCTGTAAAAGTAAAAGATTCTGCAGCTGCTGCAGAATTTCTTCATTCTGATATTGTACTTCATGAGGGCGATGAGCCGAGAGGACGCTGCTTAAAGAAAAGAGAATAA
- a CDS encoding serine hydrolase domain-containing protein, whose product MKTSLKFLAALLVISHFSFGQDITKKIDSIVKANYQKNPNIGMSIGFIKNDQEFYTSYGNLNSDGISKIDKNSLFEIASITKILTADLMAQAIVDHKIKADDYIDAFLPKQYVLHENLKNKIKISDLASHQSGLPDIDFGKLIELNPQQPVSNVTEKTLTDIVNSCTELKDYGKYRYSTIGYTLLGQIIEKVYNKSYDEIIREKIIVPLKMKTTLTKDFNVKNKTEGHNPDGGVQEFFNWNVTAPAGLVKSNASDMVKYLKAVLNKETKVGKAALITEQIFYKDEKRELGLGVNIVTDDKNTLYMKSGDSMGQSSIVCYNRTKNWGIIILLNQRNSKLRQNLLNEICDTVLK is encoded by the coding sequence ATGAAAACTTCATTAAAATTTTTAGCAGCACTATTAGTAATAAGCCATTTTTCTTTTGGACAAGATATTACCAAAAAGATTGATTCTATAGTAAAGGCCAATTATCAAAAAAATCCTAATATAGGTATGAGCATCGGTTTTATCAAAAATGACCAGGAATTTTATACCTCATATGGTAATTTGAATTCTGATGGAATAAGTAAAATTGATAAAAATTCGTTATTTGAGATTGCATCGATTACCAAAATCCTGACTGCAGATTTAATGGCGCAGGCAATTGTAGATCACAAAATAAAAGCGGATGATTATATCGATGCTTTTCTGCCTAAACAATATGTACTACATGAAAATCTAAAAAACAAAATAAAAATTTCGGACCTGGCATCTCATCAATCCGGATTACCTGATATTGATTTTGGGAAATTAATAGAACTTAATCCGCAACAACCGGTAAGTAATGTAACCGAAAAAACATTGACAGATATAGTTAATAGTTGTACAGAATTAAAAGATTATGGTAAGTATCGTTATTCTACTATTGGCTATACTTTGCTGGGACAAATAATAGAGAAAGTGTACAACAAAAGTTATGACGAAATTATAAGAGAAAAAATAATAGTGCCATTAAAAATGAAAACTACATTAACGAAAGATTTTAATGTAAAAAACAAAACAGAAGGTCATAATCCGGATGGAGGAGTTCAGGAATTCTTTAACTGGAATGTTACTGCACCGGCAGGTTTAGTAAAATCTAACGCTTCGGATATGGTTAAGTATTTAAAAGCAGTTTTAAACAAAGAGACCAAAGTGGGTAAAGCAGCTTTAATTACAGAACAAATTTTCTATAAAGATGAAAAGCGCGAATTAGGATTAGGAGTCAACATTGTTACAGATGATAAAAACACATTGTATATGAAATCGGGTGATTCTATGGGACAATCTTCTATTGTATGTTACAACAGAACTAAAAATTGGGGAATCATCATTCTTCTAAACCAAAGAAACTCAAAGTTGAGACAAAACCTCTTAAATGAAATTTGCGATACAGTTTTGAAATAA
- a CDS encoding helix-turn-helix domain-containing protein has translation MSTLSRPKHIGRNISRIRELRDMKQEALAQALGTSQQTISTIENSETIDDTKLAEIAKALGVTAEAIKNYSDETILNVISSHDNSTISAINIQPNFNPLDKVVELYEEKEKLYERLIQAEKDKIEYLEKLLKGK, from the coding sequence ATGAGCACACTATCAAGACCAAAACATATCGGAAGAAATATAAGTCGTATTCGCGAACTTCGTGATATGAAACAGGAAGCATTGGCACAAGCTTTAGGCACTAGCCAGCAAACAATTTCTACTATTGAAAACAGCGAAACTATAGATGATACTAAACTGGCTGAAATTGCAAAAGCACTAGGTGTAACTGCAGAAGCTATTAAAAACTATAGCGACGAAACTATATTAAATGTTATCAGCAGTCATGATAACTCAACAATAAGTGCAATCAATATTCAACCTAATTTTAATCCGCTTGATAAAGTAGTAGAACTTTACGAAGAAAAGGAAAAACTTTATGAACGTTTGATCCAAGCAGAAAAAGACAAAATCGAATATTTAGAAAAATTATTAAAAGGAAAATAA
- a CDS encoding AraC family transcriptional regulator, producing the protein MTREESIKEYYFRINRSIDYIKENLGEELSLEKLASLSSFSKFHYHRIFKSVTGITVNEFVKNAKIERALFFLMNNQSKTINEIAADSGFLSISSFSRSFREARGVTPTEWRESFKKSNIGITDSNIGQMQDKIQDYLALKLNNLKNNQMSEEVKLDFEIKKLEEFNVIYVRNLNIHQHDSEAFGQMFEKLFSWAAPRNLINFPDTKALTVYRSNANLSGMLQADVCLSVPEKISGEGLIGNTVISGGLYAIFHKEAPMSDCFKTWNYIYDVWFEENGYQPDNRNFFLSHLNDPKTHPQNFHIIDIYIPIKLL; encoded by the coding sequence ATGACCAGGGAAGAATCTATCAAAGAGTATTACTTTAGAATCAATAGAAGTATCGATTATATTAAGGAAAACCTTGGTGAAGAACTTTCTTTAGAAAAACTGGCTTCACTTTCCAGTTTTTCAAAGTTTCATTATCACAGAATTTTTAAATCTGTAACAGGGATAACGGTAAATGAATTTGTAAAGAATGCCAAAATAGAAAGAGCACTTTTTTTCTTAATGAACAACCAGTCCAAAACGATTAATGAAATTGCAGCCGATTCTGGTTTTTTAAGTATTTCATCTTTTTCAAGAAGTTTTCGTGAAGCAAGAGGCGTAACACCAACCGAATGGCGGGAGTCATTTAAAAAAAGCAATATTGGTATAACAGATAGCAATATTGGACAAATGCAGGATAAAATCCAGGATTACCTTGCACTCAAATTGAATAACTTAAAAAATAATCAAATGAGTGAAGAAGTAAAACTTGATTTTGAAATTAAAAAACTGGAAGAATTTAATGTTATCTATGTAAGAAATCTTAATATTCATCAACACGATAGTGAAGCATTTGGTCAGATGTTTGAAAAACTATTTAGTTGGGCAGCTCCAAGGAATTTAATTAATTTTCCTGATACCAAAGCGTTAACGGTTTACAGAAGTAATGCTAATTTATCGGGAATGCTTCAGGCAGATGTTTGTTTATCAGTTCCTGAAAAAATTTCTGGTGAAGGTTTAATAGGCAATACTGTGATAAGTGGGGGATTGTATGCCATTTTTCATAAAGAAGCTCCTATGTCGGATTGTTTTAAAACCTGGAATTACATTTATGATGTCTGGTTTGAAGAAAATGGTTACCAGCCCGATAACAGAAATTTCTTTTTAAGCCATTTAAATGATCCTAAAACGCATCCGCAAAATTTTCATATCATCGACATTTATATCCCGATTAAATTGCTTTGA
- a CDS encoding FAD-dependent oxidoreductase, with translation MLLHHKKIAIIGAGPVGLTMAILLEQKGIDVTVYERDKDAQTRIWGGTLDLHKGSGQEAMKKAGLLERYYEQAIAMGRTIADEKGNILRSQKITPEEARDNPEINRNDLRTLLLESLKSNTVAWNSKVTNLEAKDGKWILHFEKNQTATTDFVIGANGGMSAIRKYITDAEVEETGTYMIQGEISQAEMKCKEFLNLCQGNILMTAYNGNLLVANPKNKDSLSYNVIFKTPLDWTIKNNLDFRNAESISSFLADRFSDWNETYTQLFRVTSVFMGLPTRKIPLNKWEKNRPLPITLIGDAAHLMPPFAGQGANIGLVDAMILSENLLSGQFETIESAILDYEKQMFVYANKAQKETRENELMMQDAGFSFMGFVGG, from the coding sequence ATGTTACTACATCATAAAAAAATAGCCATTATTGGAGCCGGACCTGTTGGTTTGACTATGGCAATATTACTTGAGCAAAAGGGAATAGACGTTACAGTTTACGAACGAGATAAAGATGCCCAAACCAGAATTTGGGGCGGAACACTAGATTTACATAAAGGTTCCGGGCAGGAAGCAATGAAAAAAGCGGGACTGTTAGAACGATATTATGAACAGGCAATCGCGATGGGAAGAACCATTGCTGATGAAAAAGGGAATATATTGAGGAGTCAGAAAATAACTCCCGAAGAAGCGCGGGATAATCCTGAAATTAACAGAAATGATTTAAGAACTTTGTTACTTGAAAGTTTAAAATCTAATACAGTCGCCTGGAATAGTAAAGTGACCAACCTGGAAGCAAAGGACGGAAAATGGATTTTGCATTTTGAAAAGAACCAAACCGCAACGACTGATTTTGTTATTGGGGCAAACGGAGGAATGTCGGCCATAAGAAAATATATTACCGATGCCGAAGTCGAAGAAACCGGAACATATATGATTCAGGGTGAAATTTCTCAGGCCGAAATGAAATGCAAAGAGTTCTTAAATTTATGTCAGGGAAATATATTAATGACGGCATACAATGGTAATCTATTAGTTGCAAATCCTAAAAACAAAGATTCATTGAGTTACAATGTGATTTTTAAAACACCTTTGGATTGGACTATAAAAAATAACCTGGATTTTAGAAACGCAGAAAGTATTAGTTCGTTTCTTGCAGATCGATTTTCAGATTGGAATGAAACCTACACCCAATTATTTCGTGTAACATCGGTTTTTATGGGACTGCCAACACGGAAAATCCCATTAAATAAATGGGAGAAAAACCGCCCTTTGCCTATTACACTTATAGGAGATGCGGCGCATTTAATGCCTCCTTTTGCAGGACAAGGCGCAAATATTGGTTTGGTAGATGCCATGATTTTGTCTGAGAATCTACTAAGCGGACAGTTTGAGACTATTGAAAGTGCAATTTTAGATTACGAAAAACAAATGTTTGTTTATGCAAACAAGGCACAGAAGGAAACCAGAGAAAATGAATTGATGATGCAGGATGCCGGATTTTCTTTTATGGGGTTTGTCGGCGGATAA